The Actinomycetes bacterium genome includes a window with the following:
- a CDS encoding IS1595 family transposase, with product MTEDLKKQLYLLLSKLSSEEKSEIISYLKDVEVSGKTLTDMVAEIRDRRFSSGYHCPHCSSDRVVRYGNYRGRKRYLCRSCTKTFTDLTSTALHYIHEKEKFVHAAKLMLSGATLEETAKKAKISIPTAFNWRHKVLSILKNIEDDSLSGIVEADDTFFLHSQKGSKNIGRKPRKRGGKSKKRGISRDQVCVIVARDRDSHTLSDIATFGRPSADEIGKLLGGRLSGKSVLLTDRHPSFGRFAKDNGIGYINLDLQKGRRTLKGIYHIQNVNSYHSRLKNWIYRFKGVATKYLSNYLHWFEFVDTVAKDKTLETAGRALLLRACSVKAV from the coding sequence TTGACAGAAGACTTAAAAAAACAACTGTATTTACTTCTCTCAAAGCTATCTTCAGAGGAGAAATCAGAAATCATATCCTATCTAAAGGATGTGGAAGTTTCCGGTAAAACCCTGACAGATATGGTGGCTGAGATAAGAGACAGGAGATTTAGCAGTGGATATCACTGTCCCCACTGCTCAAGTGACAGAGTGGTAAGGTATGGCAATTACAGAGGCAGGAAAAGATACCTGTGCAGAAGCTGCACAAAGACATTTACCGATCTTACCTCTACCGCCCTTCACTATATCCATGAGAAGGAAAAATTTGTACATGCAGCAAAGCTTATGCTTTCCGGGGCCACACTGGAAGAGACTGCCAAGAAGGCAAAGATCTCAATCCCTACTGCCTTTAACTGGAGGCACAAGGTGCTTTCTATATTAAAGAACATTGAAGATGACAGCCTTTCCGGGATTGTAGAGGCGGATGATACCTTTTTCCTTCATTCCCAGAAAGGCAGCAAAAACATTGGAAGAAAACCCAGAAAAAGGGGTGGAAAATCCAAGAAGCGAGGTATAAGCAGAGACCAGGTATGCGTAATCGTGGCCAGGGATAGAGACAGTCACACCCTGTCAGATATTGCCACTTTTGGTCGTCCTTCCGCAGACGAGATCGGCAAACTTTTAGGTGGCAGACTTTCTGGAAAATCAGTTCTTCTAACAGACAGGCACCCCAGTTTTGGCCGCTTTGCCAAGGATAATGGGATTGGTTATATAAACCTTGATCTACAAAAAGGCAGAAGGACGCTTAAGGGGATATATCACATACAGAACGTTAACTCCTACCACAGCAGGCTAAAGAATTGGATATACAGATTTAAAGGTGTGGCAACCAAGTATTTGAGCAATTACCTACACTGGTTCGAGTTTGTTGATACTGTGGCAAAAGATAAGACACTAGAAACAGCAGGAAGGGCCCTGTTGCTTAGGGCATGCTCTGTAAAGGCGGTGTAG